Part of the Arachis hypogaea cultivar Tifrunner chromosome 6, arahy.Tifrunner.gnm2.J5K5, whole genome shotgun sequence genome, CAGGTGAAGTGCCAAACAATCAAACAGAGGTAACGGCAACAGCCTACCTGAAGTCTAGAGATGGATGGCGAGGTAGGGGCCACGCGGTGAGACTCGTGACGGCGAGGGAAGGAGGCACAGCGAGAAGCAGAGGCAAGAGGCAGAGGGGAGACGGCGCGACGGTGAGAGGCGAGGCTGAGACGGCGGAGTTCTAAGTGAGGGATGCGGCAAGCAGTGGCGGCGAGGAGGCTGAGCGACGCCGGAGGCCACGCAGAGTTCAGACTTCCGAGCGAGAGGGTGAGAGAGCCAGAGAGGCAAGGAACACGAAACCCGCGAAAAAATTTAGCAATTTATTTAACAAGCACAATTCACAACCGGGAATAATTTTACCCGAATTATTTTGTCACACCAAAAATGCCTTTGAATTTTATTatccataaaaatattttaaaataattttaaaatattgtaaAAATACATTTCTATAAATACAGttttatattaacaaaaataatgagaatatttttattatattttaaataattttaaaatatttttatggataataaaatttaaaattatttttattaattttaaaataattgaagtatatttttttatgattaactcttttattttaagataaagtgtattttttatttataaaatttatcaaaaattttaaaaatatttttaagttttattttattttaattttatttctaaaatctttcatttacatcaaatatatttttgataactaaatttttaaaaaattaaagacgaATAAAACAATAATATATGATAACTATCTCTAGTTTGTTTATGTTAAAGAttgtttttgtaaaattattgttaaattaattataatttttttaaaaaaatagctgtcaagaatatattttatacaaatagataattttttagacaaaattaaaacaaaataaaatttaaaaatattttaaaaatttttaatcaactttaaaaataaaaaatatactttactatatatatatatatatatatcacttttaaagttttaagttttaatattatcaaatagcatagttttcttttttttgtccATAGATTTGATAATCCGCAATTCTAGGTTACACACTCACACATACCACACCTATAtacacatgattttttttttttatcaagtttGCACTACATGAGTCTTGAACCCAAGACCTCTTGGTAAGAAAAAGGAACATAATCTCTTTATACTCATCTAAAAATCACAATTTGTGAATTCGAATTTCACTTctaactttagaaaaaaaaaatttccatgTGACTTTCCACAACCTTCTACTATTGTCATTTATCCTAACTctcaaactttaatttttaaattctaaattttcaaaaaaatgaaagttAAAATATAATGTTATTACTAAAGCAGGTTAACTAATGGTAAAAATATATATggcaaattatgaattattttggTGATGATGAGGGATTTGATAGTTAGTGTAGCATCCTATAAAAATCTGATTCTAATTGAAAGTTagtatttatttgttttaattaaaaataatatgttttATCCTCATAAATAgaatcattaaatttaatttgatataaattatGCTTAATTGCAAATTTTTGTtaggataaaaataaatacattttgACCCATGACTTTTTAATAAATCATGAATAGGTTTGTTTGTGGTGTCATATCTAATTACTATGTGCCATGTGGAATAATAAAAGTTACTTAGATGAAAATTTAAGTTAATTTCGAGTTTGAATTCAATTTCTAATTACGAGATTGTTCATAAAAAATACATGACATGACGCAAAATACACTGCGTTGGAAAAAGTGGCTTGCACACCAAGCATTTTCCAATAAAGAGAGATTTATGCTTTGATAATTGATGATCATGATTGATTACTCGAAAGTAAGTTCTAATGTGAATTTTGATAAACCAATTGTAAATAGATTGAGGGTGTATTTGAATTTGTGTTTAGGAAGAAAGgagtttgtttaaattttttgaacgttttatttttatgtttggcaatatTTTTATCGTATAAATGCAGAAGTGATTTCTGTCTTTAACTTTGGTttaccaaaaattaaaaattctagtTTTTTTGTTGATCTTTTTACGTTGGATTAAACTTTATGTTCTATGTACTAATTATGTCTTTTATGttcatatgtttattttttttataatattttttttaatactcttttgtgtatattattatttttaatactctcttatgtatattattattttttataaaatttttgatttttttatatgattttttttattgttattgttattttttgtatgaaatattttttttactttgtattatgattctattaattctattagagtactaaaaaaaattaaaatttattaaaataattatttaaattcatgtcttttctgtaattttttatctaaaatttaaataatgtaattcaaacaatatttagtttactataatctattttaaataaaaattaccaaacataaaccaTGTTAATATTAATTCATTTttgatcaaaattaattttacaaaatcaattttatacaaatttctgtttacaaactgtaatccaaacacacaccgaAAAAATGGATGAGATTGGATTTGGATAGGAATCAAACTTGCTAAAAGCTTTACTTGCTCACCGATCGAGTTACTGTACGTTTGTTTATCAGGAAACAGTAGTGAACCTATGATAATGACACGAATTCTTAGGGTTAATGATGTAGAATTTTTACCTCTATTGATTGAAGCTTCACACCTAATTAGTACgctcacaaataaaaaaaaaaaaccgatggATTAGTgagttgtaattttttttttctttgatagaAGAAAACGACAATAATTgaacttattattttatttgcatgTAATTCTTGGATGTATAGTACTAACCAATAACTACTATTTCCCAAACGTAACAGCGGTACTCGGTAGCAGTTGTGCATTTAATGGAAAATAGTTCGCAGTTGAACACCTTTAGTCATTCAAAACTATATATAAGTAGATCTTCACATACATATAATGCATTCTACATTACTACCAGATATATAGATCTCTTCACATACAAATTAAAATGGCTTCCAAACCAGGCATTCTTACTGATTGGCCTTGGAAGCCTCTTGGAAATTTCaaggtttatttatttattatgattgCATTGCTTCAATATATATTAGCTTAGCTAGGTTTATTTTGGTTTACCTTAATGTTTAATCTTCCTTTTCACTTACATCCCTTGTTAGTCCTTTTCTTATCTTTCATATTtatattaggtttaattattctattacttCCTatcgttttataaaatttttaattagatctctgtattttttttttaattgagtctttatattaatttttttaataggaatctatatttttcttttcttttatttgggtttttgtataatttttttttagttgggtctctATAAAATTAAGTCTATTACTACAAagaggaacctaattaaaaaaaattgtacaattaaaaagataaaaaaatataaaacctaactaaaaatttcacaaaactataagaatcaacagaataattaaacctttactTTATTATAACTCTAATGAATATATAACCTAAGTAATTTACCACACTCATGTTTTAATCTCATTAGCCTTCTCtactatatttgattttttttataaattatgctATCCCGACTTCAAAGttaatttattgaaataaattatatatagtttCTCATCGAATATTGCATGATATCTAAAAATATAACATTTTACATCAATATTTTAGCTATCATCCATGTTAGAAAATCAACATACATGGTTGCTGTCAATTTTATTAGCCAACAACGAACAGACATTGATCTATCAAACAAATCCATTCAAACAAACAAAATTTActcatttacaatttttttaaaattattcttttaaaattattctttttccttccatcgGCCACCTGTTACCAATAATcacataaattatatattttaaattttaatttctaacttttaaactctaaattttttaattttaaattctaaacttaaatcttaaattttaaattttaaattataaattcattactCTAAATTAGTTTTACTTtcgcttttgaatttttttacttgagtttttaatatttttattttgtttgttttaattttttttaatcatcaattgttgattattttataaattttgctaGGGAGACAATGACTTATTTATAaaatgagttacaaaatgaatatcACCCATCATATTTAGAATAATCATCCGCGTAttaaggataataaacatctctaatactaatggttatatctctaatactccttaAACCTTCATTGTACGCATTGTACAGATATTCTAATGACTCCCCGTACTTTCCCTTATTTTATTGATCGAAAAGAGTTGATTGTCATTGTTTTTTCTGTGTTAACCTTAAACGGAATTGATGTTGTCAATTCCACAATACAGAATGTACAAGTAACAAATTAGTGTTTATATTTTGACCCTAAATGATATATTATTTAAGTATCATTACAAGTATaactaatttcaatttttaagattaacaaaaaaaaaaaaaaacaagtaataGTACATCAACACCACTATAATAGCCATCAATATATAAAGGTTAGCCCACAATCCTTATGACAGTACATTTTTGTTATATTCATAATCTAATGTTTCATTATTTATGATAACACATAGAATAAGCATTCATGACGTTTTGATGTTGACACCGTACCTATGTATCTGTTTTGAAGTTCGTGATTATAACACCATGGGTGGTGCATAGCATGTATACGCTGACAACAAAAGAAGGAGGGGACCCAGTGAACTATCTCGTATTACCATTTATAGTGATGAGAATGGTTCACAACCAGATCTGGATATCTGTCTCTCGCTACCGAACTGCCAAGGGAAACAACAGGATTGTTGATAGAGGCCTTGAGTTCGATCAAGTTGACAGAGAAACCAACTGGTTCAatcatttactttaattttatcTTCCTCTTCCTTTCTCCTACTATAAATACTTGTATAATTTCTCCTTATCAATTAAGTCTGTGCTACATTTTCCCTAGGGTATATTAAAAAAAGGAGTAAAGCTCTAAAAATTgtcgtattaatttttttatgaaaatatttaaggtcatcatttttgttaaaatttgaccaatatttaattaatataagaaaaatgagtaatcatatattattagatataattttatactattaaaaatttatatatattaatctatatacttttaatacatttttaattaaatatttattttttaatattttattattaaatctcTATATTAGGTAAAAGTTTTAATTAACTCCTTACTAATAATGTtattttgaagaaaaagaaataattctaaaatatttatttctaaaatatgaaaaatattagaaaatcagcaaaaaattttatttttgtcattatttttaaCTATCATCCAAATTTCTTTAATCTAGCAATTGAATAACATAGTCTACATTTTTAAACATCAATAATTAACTGTtgatcaaaaataataaattctacataTTCTCTAACATTcttcttaaaatattttagaatcatatatcctatatcaaatataaaaataaatattttaaaaatattttatactttgaACAAAAACACAGTTAGTAATTAAGGAGCTAattgaaatttattattataaaaatacaaatacaaattttgaaaatataaaagtcaaattataatttaagtaaaagtatatatatatatatatatatatatatatatatatatatatatatatatagagcaaataattaaagcttatttataaagtaattaataaagTTATAGTagtatttaattacttttagagTGTGATTGTGTGGGGGATGAAATATATTTTACAGGGATGACCAGATATTATTCACAGCAATCCTATTCTATATAGGGTACATGGTATTTCCATTTGCATCAAACCTGCCATGGTGGAATACAAAAGGTGTAATAATGACAGCAATATTGCATGCTGGACCAGTGGAGTTCATATACTACTGGTTTCACAGAGCACTTCATCACCACTTTCTCTACACTCGATATCACTCTCACCATCATTCTTCCATTGTCACTCAGCCTATCACATGTATgctattttctttactttttttattgTGTGCAAGGAAAACAATAACGGTTACaggtatttttaattattttcatataTAATAACATTTATTATCTTGTTATGATGTTATATGAGCAGAAATTGTCAAGGATATTTTATTTAGAATaagtaaagaaaattaatttttaattaattaatattagtattttttattatttttaaaaaatttaaatttaaaatttagaattcaaaatttaagattaaaatttgactgatattatttgaaaaaaaatagttttttaattgAATCTTCCCACCAAAATATAATTCCCATTAAgcattctaaatttctaataattttctatttataattattttgattcttttttcaatttatatACTTTATACGCCAAGCTTAAATAACGTTTTAGTCATTTATTTAAAATAgcagattttatcattttaatcttagaaaattaaaaaaatttggtttagCAGATGCTAATACTAATTTACTTTGATAATTACTTAGCTTCTGTATTAATTAATTGCTAAATTCCTTTATATATTCATTTAAGAATATTAACAAAGTTGAATCCACTAATGCTCTTTCTCCTTGAAGATACACACATATTGTTAAAGTATGTACGTAGGAGAGTACAGTgtgtaaatttatattaaaagggTGCCTAGCTATACGAAAGAATTTCAGGTaaaagagaaataataataataataataataatattgaagaattaataatatattaagagTAGTTACTTGGTGATTTTGAATGGTTTTGGCAGCGGTTACGCATCCATTTGCTGAGCACTTAGCATATTTCACGCTATTCGCAATACCGATGATGACAACGTTGATCACAAGAACATCCTCCATTGCTGCACTTTATGGCTACATCGTATACATCGATTTCATGAACAATGTTGGTCATTGCAACTTTGAGTTCTTTCCCAAGATACTCTTTTCCGTCTTTCCTCTCTTAAAGTATTTCTCTTACACGCCAGCGTAAGTTTCTATATCTTCTAGTAACAATATATTATATGTGCACCAAAATGTTAAGATGCAAGTTTTTGTGAAGATATTTGATATATTTAtatgactaaattattattttataattttttattattattgtttttgtatAAAGTATTTTTATGTGTGTAGTTATTATAACTACAAATTCAACAAAAgaggtgaaaaaaaaatatatccacATCAGctaataaaagaaatataattattcataattctttttaaattatttttatttatttgtttatgattatattatatatacattaaaatcagtcactaatataaatatatattaaaaataaattaaatcacacgtatatttattcacaaatataatagtaactaattttagtaattaattttagtatacgaataatatttttatttttttaatatcacaGTTTCATTTACTGTTATTTGTCCACTGCTTATTACGTATCCTAATTCTTAAATTCAAAAACTaagttttaaattctaaattataataattttatattttaaatgttatatTGTAAATTAACTTTTCTTTGTGTTATTTTCAAATGTACTTGTTATTTTGTTGGTTGATTTAACTTGTTGGTTTTATTTCCCAAGACTTTTCTAGTCATTAAATAATAAACAGTTATTATTAGTTACTTTACTAATGGAATGCTGAAGCTGAATAACCTTACATCCCTACAAATTGTTAATGAATATGGTTATGTTACCATAAATACAATATGCGAgaaaaaccaaaccaattatttTAAAGTTCTACTATATttcagagtttaattttaatgcactgtataaaatattttatataattatacaattacatttatttttttggataactATTCACACGATTAACgtgaaagataattatttttattgatataatatacgtaattaaatacacgtataaaattattttacgctgagagtgtatcaaaattaaatttatattctaAATTGTGTGAAGTTGAATAGGATTAGGTTACGTAACGACTAATAATGATTCTATTATGTAGCCACATTTTGAaggttaaaaaaaatagtttatatataatttataattatgacCTAACCCAATCTATCAATTGTTTAAATGACATTGGAGCTCTACATATGTTATATATACAACAAATCACTTTAGAATTaatcataattttaatttgatctcTATCTTCTTattaaaactaactaactaagaaGAGATGGATTGATTATTGAATAATGGTGGTTCCACAGGTTTCACTCGCTGCATCACACCAAATTCAGAACAAATTACTCACTTTTCATGCCAATATATGACTACATTTATGGTACTGTGGATACATCGACAGAAACAACATACGAAACATGTCTAAAGAAACCAATGGAGGTTGCGGATGTGGTGCATTTGACACACTTAACAACACTTCATTCCATTTATCAGCTACGGTTAGGGGTTGCTTCCTTAGCCTCCAACCCTCAAACATCAAAATGGTACCTCCATTTGATGTGGCCCTTCACATTCTGCTCTATGCTAATCACTACTTGCCTCCATGGTCCTGCCTTTCTTTTAGAAACCAACAACTTTCAAAATCTCAACTTGCAATCCTGGGTTATACCCAGATTTAAAATACAAGTAAGATTGTTTCTCGCTTTTAATTTGGGATATTCaattcactacaaaaaaaaaattgtttagctTTAAATCTTATAGAAAGTATAAAGAGCTAATGGAATATttatataatgtgtacaatagaggtttagggagtattagagatataactattagtgttacTCTTTTCCATCAGCCAGTTTAAACTTTTGGAATGAGTGATTTCATAACCTGAGATGTTTtattcggatggttattctgaatagtatgtgtgatgttcattttgtaaagcAGTACTCTAAATCTTATAGTACTACATACCGATTTATTTAGCTTTAAATTTATCACTAATAAAATAAGTGACCAATTTAGACTAAATCCCTATTTTGGTCCATAAAATTCACGCGATTACTCATTTTGGTTCCtgaaattcaaaattacctataGTGGTCCTCCAGATTTAAGTTTGGGCACCAATATAGTCCCTCGACTCTTTCTGGTGATGATTAGGCAAATGGAGTGCTGAGATGACACCATTCCTGTCACGTTGGATACTGTAACGGCTAATTAATGTGGCGAGGGTTGTATTTATATCTAATTTAATCCCCCCTTATTAAAACTTTGTCATTATAACTCAGATAAATATTAAGATAATTAGGGTTTCAAGGACTAAATTAGATACAAATACAACTCTCAGCATGTCAGTTACTCGTTACAGCATCCAACATGACAGGAAGGGTGTCATCTCAGCACTCCATTTGCCTAATTATCACCGAAAAGAGTCGAGGGACTATATTGGTACCCAAACTTGAATCTGGAGGAACAAtataggtaattttgaatttcGGGGACCAAAATGAATAATcgcgtgaatctcagggaccaaaATAGAGATTTAGTCGACCAATTTATAGTTCAATTGGTTTGGTTTTAAATTCTTGACGATTGATAAAATAAGCTGACAAAATAAGCTGACAacagataaattttaaaatttttccttAATGCAACAAGTGAATAAACTTTCTTGTTCAAACAattaaaaacatatataattttctttgtagtcaacaaaaataaagagagaaGGAAAAAATTTGCATAATAttggttttttttaaattaaataactttCTAAACTGTTTCTTTTGCAATTATCCAAGTGATTGCATGTGACACATGACCTGTGTTGTAGTATTTCCTAAGATGGCAAAGTGGAACATTGAACAACTTAATTGAAGAGGCAATAATGGAAGCTGAGTTAGGTGGTGCGAAGGTAATTAGTCTAGGACTTCTAAATCAGGTTAGTTCATTTCctccttttattttaaaaattagttgtatTTATATAGCCTAAATatgctttttatttaatttggctCTGCCAAAGATTATTGTATTTCAACTTTTTTGTTGTTAGAACTTTGTGAAAAGaggtagaaaataatagtaaaataataaaattctatttttttatttttgttttttttttctatgaaactttaaaaataaaaaagaaaaatacaaatcaAATAAGCTTTTACTTTCAGGTTTGGATCCAAtctcttaatttttaaactattttGTGCTTGTTTGAGTGCCactaaatcaataaaaaaagatcttttttcaatgaaaaatatcctttttaattttttagtgtgtttgacaaatttctaatagtaaaagtaaaagtactagaaatataaaaaaaaatagagaaattataatttatatccttttaaatttttttttaaaaaaaagatatttttcacgtaataaatgaataaaaaaatatttttatcttattttatccaaacataattgataaataaaaaaaatttacatgggatatccaaatataaaatcacttttacttttataaaaaatctttttcgaaaataacatccaAACAAGTCCTTCATTGATTTTaccattactttttgttttttcgtCCTATgccgaaataattttttttttctttaaatctcTAAATCTTAtgataatttgatttttaaaacccATTAAAATGATAGTTTATGGtcctttaaaattaaatattaaaaagaaataattagaaGTATACTAAAATAAACTTTTATAGGAATGAAAATCAAAtacttttaaaactaaatattGAACTAACAAACCAAAAATATTGGTAAATAAATAAGTACATTATTGAAACAACATGCTTTTAATTTAAGCATTCTGCTATTTGAATATGATGATTTCAATAGAAATTCGTACGTTAGTGTATTTATAAAATACATAGTTTTATTCTATATCATGAAAAACAAACAATATTATTTGGattgcaattttaatttattttgatgcATGCAGAGAGAAGAACTTAATGCACATGGTGAAGTTTATATAAGAAAATACCCAAAGCTGAAGATAAAGATTGTTGATGGTAGTAGCTTAGCTGCTGCAATTGTTCTCAACAGCATTCCCAAAGGGACAAATCAAGTTTTACTTCGTGGCAACTTTAACAAGGTTTCATTTGCTATTGCCAATGCTCTATGCCGAAGAAATATTCAGGTATTATTCAAACTAaagttttattatatatattctcATTTCATCACTAATGATGGACCGAATTGCAAGCAGGTAGCTTTATTGCATAAGGAAGAGCTGAAGATGCTTCAACAGAGAGTCACAAAATCCAAAGGACGCTTTACTCTTTCACCAATCAATACTCCAAAGGTTTAATTATCCGTATttcataataataaaatcataaaagctTTTGCTAACTAATTTCAATTATTTTCCGTAAAATAATACTCCATGCGCCAAGTATAGTAGTTAGTTAATAGTCTTGTACTCTTGTTGATAAAATTCGTATATTTAAGGATAAATCACCTAAATATATTGTTTGGGATAAAATTTTACAtgaatattttgattttatttggctatatttttgtttttttttttataatgtgaACAGTATGCTTTACTTGAATTGGGCCAAGTTGTTTATGTTATTCAAGAAAATCATTTGTTACCTAACATAATTTTTCATGTAAATCGTTGTACCCTACATAGAGGGTATcattttagaataaattaaatcGTCACAACTTTTTGTGATTTAGCAGAGAAATATGTTAAATGGCTCTCTCTCATATTAAATTATTGTAATTCACAAATTTTTTGTTTAGATATTATTAAGTtgttgaaaacaatttttttaataaaaaaatccttttcatcttttagtatatttgtcaaatttttaataataaaaatattaaacaagtaaaaaatattttttattaaaagttacaattaattttttttaaagatttttttacttaaaaaaaatgtttgacaaaataaataaacaaaaaatatttttatattattatatctaaacataattgataaataaaaagatatttttatatgagatattcaaatataaaattattttactttgctaagagatattataaaaaaaatcaaaattaaaaaatatcacccAAACGAACTCTTAATATGACAAAGCACACAAGTGATAATTTGTTAGAGGTTTCAAGGATTTATCATGagatataaattgttatataCCGTGTTGGACTCTCACGTTAGTTAAAAAATAGGAGCATATAAGTAATACGCtgcatttttataaaatttaaaattttattttataaaatatggacaagtaaataacCTTAATAAAAATGGTTACAatagttataaaaaattttagttgaaaTTTTTAACCTTTACATGCTTTGTGTATTTTTCAcacacaaatttttaataattactttCAACAATATTTTTAGAACAAGTCAAATTCGTATATTTTCACTTTAAAATAAATGGTTAGTTATCGTATATTAGATATACTATAACTAACAATAACGTTATGaatgaataatattaaaataatattttgaaccaAACAAGCGACTTATATTTTGGAGAAATTAAAATTGTGGCATATATAGGAAAGAAAGAATAATAATATATcccattaaataattaatttgaatgAAGTGACATGCTGATGAAATTTGATTATTGTGTAGATATGGATCGTTGGAGATGGATGGGATGAAGATGAGCAAATGAGTGCATCAAAAGGATCATTATTCATTCCTTTTTC contains:
- the LOC112697362 gene encoding very-long-chain aldehyde decarbonylase CER1, encoding MASKPGILTDWPWKPLGNFKFVIITPWVVHSMYTLTTKEGGDPVNYLVLPFIVMRMVHNQIWISVSRYRTAKGNNRIVDRGLEFDQVDRETNWDDQILFTAILFYIGYMVFPFASNLPWWNTKGVIMTAILHAGPVEFIYYWFHRALHHHFLYTRYHSHHHSSIVTQPITSVTHPFAEHLAYFTLFAIPMMTTLITRTSSIAALYGYIVYIDFMNNVGHCNFEFFPKILFSVFPLLKYFSYTPAFHSLHHTKFRTNYSLFMPIYDYIYGTVDTSTETTYETCLKKPMEVADVVHLTHLTTLHSIYQLRLGVASLASNPQTSKWYLHLMWPFTFCSMLITTCLHGPAFLLETNNFQNLNLQSWVIPRFKIQYFLRWQSGTLNNLIEEAIMEAELGGAKVISLGLLNQREELNAHGEVYIRKYPKLKIKIVDGSSLAAAIVLNSIPKGTNQVLLRGNFNKVSFAIANALCRRNIQVALLHKEELKMLQQRVTKSKGRFTLSPINTPKIWIVGDGWDEDEQMSASKGSLFIPFSHFPPKKFRKDCYFHFTPAMTVPPKFMNLHSCENWLPRRVLSAWRIAGIVHALEGWNVHECGYTILSIKKVWQASLFHGFQPLKIPHSP